AAGTAATAAATGGTGATACTTTGCCTATTATTTATTTGCGTGAGATTACTATTTTTCCACCCAGAGTTTTTACTAGTAAACGTGAAGCTATTCGCTATACTAAGTTAGTACGAAAAATAAAAAAAGTGCTGCCTTATGCTAAGCTAGCAAAACTCAAAATTATGTTGATAGAGCTAGAACTAAAAAAAATTCCAACCGAAGAAGGACGCAAAGAGTTTTTAAAAATTGCTGAAAAAAAACTTAGAGCCGATTTTGAAGATGAAATTAAAAATATGACCATGTCGGAAGGTCGAATTTTAATAAAACTTATTGATAGAGAAACCGGTAAAACTTCGTACGAACTTATAAGGCAATTAAAAGGTTCTTTTAGCGCATTTTTATATCAACAAGTAGCTCGGTTGTTTGGCGAAAATCTTAAAGATGAATACGATGCTAAGGGTGAAGATAAATACATCGAAGAAATTGTTACCAGAATTGAAAACGGTGAGTTGTAAGATTTTATTTGTAAATTTGCACAAAAACTATGTTAATTAAATTATACGAAGAGAATCCTAATCCAAAAGATTTAAAAAAGGTTGTAGATGTATTAAAGAACGATGGAGTAATTATTTACCCAACCGACTCGGTTTATGCTTTTGGATGTAATATTTTTTCAACTAAAGCATTGGAACGCATAGCCATGTTAAAAAATCTTGACCCTCAAAAATCTCATTTTAGTTTTATTTTTTATGATTTGAGCCAGATTAGCACTTATACTAATCCACTTAGTAATGAGACATTTAAATTGTTGAAACACAATTTACCTGGTCCATTTACATTTATTTTAGAAGCTAACTCAAATGTTCCTAAGATATTAAAACTAAATAAGAAAAAAACGATTGGAATTCGTATTCCTAACAATAATATTGCTCGTCAAATAGTAAACGAGCTTGGAAACCCTATACTTACAACATCAGTTATAGAAGACGATGATATTATTGAATATATGACCGACCCAGAATTGATTCACGAAAAATATAAAGACAAAGTTGATTTGGTAATTGACGGAGGCTATGGCAATTTAGTGCCTTCTACAATTGTCGATTGTACTTCGGGTGAGTTTAAGATTATCCGCGAAGGATCCGGAGAGTTGAGATTGTAAACGATATTGATTTTTGAATACCAATTTTACCAACTATACAATAACAACTACCATTTGTAAATTCAAACCAACCATCTACACAATAACAACGTAGTTTAAAAATCTGCTTCTTGACAATAAAAAAAATATGCTTTATATTTGCAACAAATTAGTTTATCAACTTATGCTTTTTATTAGCCAATTTTTCATTAGTAAAGCCCTACGGAATTTATATGGTGGATGGCAATAGCCTTATTGTCAATTAGTTATATGGCATTGATGCCTATTTGTATGCAAGCCCAAAATCAAATTCAATGTTCATCTCCAGGAAACTGCAATGGATGGTTATACCATAAAAATAAAATAGGTATAGGCTTTGGTTGGAGCGAAGCCTATGTACCCCGAACAACATTACACCTGCACGAGTTTAATTCTATTAACACTTATTTAAATATAACCAACCAAACGACAGGTTTTCCGGTTGGTAACCAAACCATCGGGATGTTTATCGGAATGACAGGCAACAAGG
This DNA window, taken from Bacteroidales bacterium, encodes the following:
- a CDS encoding DUF4294 domain-containing protein, giving the protein MPNFFKYIILMLLLGCFSISTKAQGDTVQTPRPPGFLVYTKVINGDTLPIIYLREITIFPPRVFTSKREAIRYTKLVRKIKKVLPYAKLAKLKIMLIELELKKIPTEEGRKEFLKIAEKKLRADFEDEIKNMTMSEGRILIKLIDRETGKTSYELIRQLKGSFSAFLYQQVARLFGENLKDEYDAKGEDKYIEEIVTRIENGEL
- a CDS encoding threonylcarbamoyl-AMP synthase, whose protein sequence is MLIKLYEENPNPKDLKKVVDVLKNDGVIIYPTDSVYAFGCNIFSTKALERIAMLKNLDPQKSHFSFIFYDLSQISTYTNPLSNETFKLLKHNLPGPFTFILEANSNVPKILKLNKKKTIGIRIPNNNIARQIVNELGNPILTTSVIEDDDIIEYMTDPELIHEKYKDKVDLVIDGGYGNLVPSTIVDCTSGEFKIIREGSGELRL